The Henckelia pumila isolate YLH828 unplaced genomic scaffold, ASM3356847v2 CTG_461:::fragment_3, whole genome shotgun sequence genome window below encodes:
- the LOC140871438 gene encoding uncharacterized protein yields MTEESSNHMNSRSSEEESQRIKIRPCGGKFLPQSHRVSAYITRKFAKLQCLQGHSWKFVDEKTRDFYWKKFEEKYCWDPRLDTDVKKTWNSLVADLYKKTLCNWRKKPQPPQGVDVDVWEHWKTIWSKPDWKKKSECGKRNRCSEPAGLGTGLSKHIGGSRSYVEHAIQLNADLNRKGTCWDLFKKTHEKDGTFVDAKSHATNERMKARFDEASQPTTEDGMPQSPTIEAIDDMYVDVAGGVKKQRVYGIGSQAYVTFPDVMSSRSSRGARTRKSTVIDGATTRANAATAIAEAALATVEGDSISARCEALEKDNKALRQELDVLRQQVQILMTTVLSQPPSSLSNPIDDDMTLSPSL; encoded by the exons ATGACTGAGGAATCATCTAATCACATGAACTCGCGATCTTCGGAGGAAGAATCACAGAGGATAAAAATTCGTCCCTGTGGAGGAAA GTTTCTTCCACAAAGCCATAGGGTCTCAGCTTACATTACCCGCAAATTTGCAAAGTTGCAATGCTTGCAAGGACATAGCTGGAAGTTTGTGGACGAAAAGACGAGAGACTTTTACTGGAAGAAGTTCGAG GAAAAATATTGTTGGGATCCTCGATTGGACACAGACGTTAAGAAAACTTGGAATTCACTTGTGGCAGATTTATACAAAAAAACATTGTGTAACTGGCGCAAGAAGCCTCAGCCTCCACAAGGGGTTGATGTCGATGTGTGGGAGCATTGGAAAACTATTTGGAGTAAGCCCGACTGGAAGAAAAAATCCGAGTGCGGCAAACGAAACAGGTGTAGTGAGCCAGCTGGTCTGGGTACTGGTCTTTCCAAACACATTGGTGGATCTCGCTCATATGTAGAGCATGCAATACAATTG AACGCGGATTTGAACCGCAAGGGCACGTGTTGGGACCTTTTCAAGAAAACACACGAAAAGGACGGGACATTTGTTGATGCTAAATCACACGCCACAAAT GAGAGGATGAAGGCGAGGTTTGATGAGGCTTCCCAACCTACCACTGAGGACGGGATGCCACAATCCCCAACTATTGAGGCCATCGATGATATGTATGTGGATGTGGCTGGCGGGGTAAAAAAACAACGGGTATATGGCATCGGTTCGCAGGCATATGTTACCTTCCCAGATGTCATGTCAAGTCGTTCCAGTCGGGGTGCACGCACAAGAAAATCAACAGTTATTGATGGAGCGACTACTCGTGCTAATGCTGCTACCGCCATTGCCGAGGCTGCTCTTGCAACTGTAGAGGGTGATTCTATCTCCGCAAGATGTGAAGCTCTGGAAAAGGATAATAAAGCACTACGCCAAGAGCTCGATGTTCTTCGTCAACAGGTTCAAATTTTGATGACGACTGTACTATCCCAGCCTCCCTCTTCTCTTTCAAATCCGATTGATGATGATATGACCCTATCCCCTTCACTGTAG